One genomic segment of Oncorhynchus masou masou isolate Uvic2021 chromosome 16, UVic_Omas_1.1, whole genome shotgun sequence includes these proteins:
- the LOC135557181 gene encoding trace amine-associated receptor 1-like: protein MERGISLSKADIVENIFLCFESVNGSCKRSIFPPTIRVLLYLLLGSMSVLTVCGNLLVIIPIIHFKQLHTPTNYLILSLAVSDLLLGVLVMPPRMVYSVESCWYFGDLFCKIQTSTDVMLSNTSILNLCFISIDRYYAVCRPLLYRAKITVHVVLIMMLVTWTGSAVVVFGIVFLELSTWGMEDFYYENVACEGGCILFQNKVSSTASSVLSFFIPGVGMLSIYLKIFLIAQRQARSIRGTTNQNSVGKSQRKATKTLAIIMGVFLSFWTPFFVINCIDPFISYSTPPVLLETLIWIAYFNSAINPMVYAFFYSWFRRAFRMIISGQTFQPDSSEIQLFSE from the coding sequence ATGGAACGAGGAATCAGTCTCAGCAAGGCTGATATTGTTGAGaatatatttctatgttttgaGTCGGTGAATGGGTCTTGCAAAAGATCAATCTTTCCTCCAACAATACGAGTATTACTTTATCTCTTACTTGGCTCAATGTCTGTTCTCACAGTATGTGGCAACCTTCTTGTAATCATCCCCATCATTCACTTCAAACAGCTCCACACCccaaccaactacctcatcctctctctggctgtgtcagaCCTTCTCTTGGGGGTTTTAGTGATGCCTCCCAGAATGGTATATTCAGTGGAAAGCTGCTGGTATTTTGGAGATTTATTCTGTAAAATCCAAACCAGCACTGATGTTATGTTGAGCAATACATCCATTCTTAACTTGTGTTTTATTTCTATTGACCGGTATTATGCAGTGTGTCGCCCTCTCCTTTATAGAGCTAAAATAACTGTTCATGTTGTTCTGATTATGATGCTGGTCACCTGGACTGGTTCTGCCGTAGTAGTGTTTGGTATAGTATTTCTGGAGCTCAGTACTTGGGGCATGGAGGATTTTTACTATGAAAATGTTGCCTGTGAGGGAGGATGTATTTTGTTTCAAAACAAAGTGTCGAGTACTGCGTCTTCGGTGCTCTCATTCTTCATCCCAGGAGTCGGGATGCTTAGCATCTACCTAAAGATTTTCCTAATAGCACAGAGACAGGCACGCTCAATTCGGGGTACAACCAATCAGAACTCAGTAGGTAAATCACAGCGGAAGGCCACCAAAACACTTGCTATCATTATGGGGGTATTTCTATCATTCTGGACACCCTTTTTTGTCATCAACTGCATTGATCCTTTTATTAGTTACTCTACCCCACCCGTTTTGCTTGAAACACTTATATGGATTGCCTATTTTAATTCAGCTATTAATCCCATGGTGTATGCATTCTTTTACAGTTGGTTCAGGAGGGCATTTAGAATGATCATTTCTGGTCAAACATTTCAACCTGACTCTTCAGAAATACAATTGTTTTCAGAATAA
- the LOC135557183 gene encoding trace amine-associated receptor 1-like: protein MEPGISLSKADIVENIFLCFESVNGSCKRSIFPPTIRVLLYLLLGSMSVLTVCGNLLVIIPIIHFKQLHTPTNYLILSLAVSDLLLGVLVMPPRMVYSVESCWYFGDLFCKIQTSTDVMLCNTSILNLCFISIDRYYAVCHPLLYRTKITVHVVLIMMLVTWTVSAVVGFCMIFLELNIWGIEDFYYYNVACEGGCILFQNKVSSIVASVISFYIPGVGMLSIYLKIFLIAQRQARSIQGTTNQNSVGKSQRKATKTLAIIMGVFLSFWTPFFVVNCIDPFISYSTPPVLFETLIWIGYLNSTINPMVYAFFYSWFRRAFRIIISGQIFQPDSSLMQLFSE from the coding sequence ATGGAACCAGGAATCAGTCTCAGCAAGGCTGATATTGTCGAGaatatatttctatgttttgaGTCGGTGAATGGGTCTTGCAAAAGATCAATCTTTCCTCCAACAATACGAGTATTACTTTATCTCTTACTTGGCTCAATGTCTGTTCTCACAGTGTGTGGCAACCTTCTTGTAATCATCCCCATCATTCACTTCAAACAGCTCCACACCccaaccaactacctcatcctctctctggctgtgtcagaCCTTCTCTTGGGGGTTTTAGTGATGCCTCCCAGAATGGTATATTCAGTGGAAAGCTGCTGGTATTTTGGAGATTTATTCTGTAAAATCCAAACCAGCACTGATGTTATGTTGTGCAATACATCCATTCTTAACTTGTGTTTTATTTCTATTGACCGGTATTATGCAGTTTGTCACCCTCTCCTTTATAGAACTAAAATAACTGTTCATGTTGTTCTGATTATGATGCTGGTCACCTGGACGGTTTCTGCCGTAGTAGGGTTTTGTATGATATTTCTGGAGCTCAATATTTGGGGCATTGAGGATTTTTACTATTATAATGTTGCCTGTGAGGGAGGATGTATTTTGTTTCAAAACAAAGTGTCGAGTATTGTGGCTTCGGTGATCTCATTCTACATCCCAGGAGTAGGGATGCTTAGCATCTACCTAAAGATTTTCCTAATAGCACAGAGACAGGCACGCTCAATTCAGGGTACAACCAATCAGAACTCAGTAGGCAAATCAcagaggaaggccaccaaaaCACTTGCTATCATTATGGGGGTATTTCTATCATTCTGGACACCCTTTTTTGTTGTCAACTGCATTGATCCTTTTATTAGTTACTCTACCCCACCCGTTTTGTTTGAAACACTTATATGGATTGGCTATTTGAATTCAACAATTAATCCCATGGTGTATGCATTCTTTTACAGTTGGTTCAGGAGGGCGTTTAGAATTATAATTTCTGGTCAAATATTTCAACCTGACTCTTCATTAATGCAATTGTTTTCAGAAtaa